The following nucleotide sequence is from Salinispirillum sp. LH 10-3-1.
CAAGATCGGTTGCGGGTTATTTTGCGCACCCACGTTGAGGGGCAAGAGGGCGGACGCGCAAACCAAGAAGGCACGCACAACGGCAGCTGGCCCTAGTGCGCTGCGGATAAAGGAACGCAACATAAAGACATCTCCAAGTTCAATGCATCGAATGAGAGTGTCTGTTTCAGGTAGTCTTTGCGGTCTCTGGAATCGGCCGTATACGGCGCTGCTCGTCGATGGCGACGTAGGTAATTTCTGCTTCCGTTACCTTTTGCCGCTGATCTTCTTCCGGCATACGACACCAGACTTCAACGGTAACACGTAACGAACTGCGACCAATTTGCTTCAACATGGCGTAGCAGCACACCACCGAACCCACGCGCACCGGACGCACAAACGACATGTCGCCAATCGCCATGGTGGTGACGCGACCACGAGCAATCTTACTCGCCATCAGTGAAGCAGCGGTATCCATCTGAGTGACCAACCAGCCACCAGAAATATCGCCGTTCGGATTTGCATCACCAATCATTGGCACCACTCGGAGCATGAGCTCTCCTTGCGGGTTGGGCGAAAAACTGTCGTCGTACATGTGAGTCTTAGACCAGAGTGTTGTTATTGTGTTTGGGCCGATAGTATAACGACTGCGCCGCCACAACTACAGGGAACAGAAAAAAACTAGCCGATGACTTCCAATTTGGCGAATTGATACACCAATTGCTTCACGCCTTCGTCAGCAAAGTTGACCGCCACCGTGGCATTAGGTCCGACGCCCTCGAAATTCAGTACCACGCCATCGCCAAAAATAGGGTGGCGTACCAAGGCACCGAGCTGAATGGGCGCCGGCTGGTCCTGTACCGCACTGCCTTGCCAACTGACCGGGCGCGACACCTGCATGTTCAAGCGCACTTCGGCAATCAAGTCGCCGGGTATTTCCCGCACAAAGCGCGACAGACGATTGAAATTGTCCTGCCCGTAGAGGCGGCGGCTTTCGGCGTGGGTCAGATACAGCTTTTGTTCCGCGCGGGTGATACCGACGTAGCACAGGCGACGCTCTTCTTCGAGCTGTTCAGGGTCCTCCAAGCAGCGCTTGTGCGGAAACAGACCTTCTTCCAAGCCAACCATAAAGACCACCGGAAATTCGAGGCCTTTGGCCGAATGCAGCGTCATCAGGGTAACCGCCGATTCGTGCTCATCAGCCTGCGACTCTCCCGCGTCCAAACTGGCTTGCGCCAGGAATTCGGTCAGTGGGTCTTGCTCTTCATCCACTTCAAAGCTGCGTAAGGCGCCTACCAGTTCCTGTAAGTTTTCGACGCGCGCTTGACCGCGCTCGCCTTTTTCCTGCTTGTGGTAGTCCACCAAGCCGGTCATGTCGAGCAGGGTGCTCATCAACTCAGCCAATTCAAGGTGTTTCCGACTGCTTTGGAGCTCTTCCAGCAAAGCAAAAAAAGCGGTCAGGGCGTTTGTCGCCTTGCTGCTGACCAGTTTCAACTCAATGCTTTGACGCGCCGCCTCCCACAGTGAAAAACCTTCTTCACGCGCCAGTTGACGGATCTTTTCGAGTGACTTTTCACCCACACCGCGTGGCGGCACATTGATGACACGCTCCATGGCGGTGTCGTCGAGCGGGTTGGCGATCAGGCGCAAATAAGCCAAGGCATTGCGAATTTCTAGGCGCTCGTAGAAGCGCATGCCGCCATAAATACGATACGGAATGCGGGCACGCAAAAGGGCTTCTTCGATCACCCGCGACTGGGCGTTGGAGCGGTAGAGAATAGCAGCGTCGTCAGCCGACTGACCCTCCTCGACCCAGGTTTCGATCTGCTCGGCAACAAAACGTGCTTCGTCTTGCTCGTTATAGGCCGCGTAGAGTTGTATTGGTTCGCCATCGTCACCGTCGGACCACAGCTCTTTGCCGAGGCGGCCTTGATTCTGTTCGATCACCGCATTGGCCGCCGCCAGAATGGTCTTGGTCGAGCGATAATTTTGCTCCAAGCGGATCAGCCGCGCAGCGGGAAAGTCGGTTTGAAACTGGTGGATGGTCTCAACCTTAGCACCACGCCAGCCATAAATGGATTGGTCGTCGTCGCCGACCACCGTAAGGTGCCCAGTAGTACCTAAAAGGATACGAATCCACGCGTATTGGATGGTGTTGATGTCTTGAAACTCGTCGACCAGTACATAGCGAAAACGCGCCTGATAGTGCGTTAATAAGGCCGGGTTATTACGCCACAACTCGTGCGCTCGCAGCAACAATTCAGCAAAGTCGACTACGCCAGCCCGATCACAGGCCTGCTGGTAGGCGGCATAAACGGCTTGGCAATGGCGGGCAAAGGGGTCCCGTGGCGGGGCCAGGTGTTCGGCGCGCTTACCTTCGTCTTTTTGCTCATTGATAAACCACTGCACTTGCTTGGGTTCCAGGGTGCTGTCCAATAAGCCGAGCTCGCTCATCGTGCGTTTGATCAAGCGCAGTTGATCGTCGCTGTCGAGGATTTGAAACTCCCGCGGCAAGCGTGCTTCGAGATGATGTTGCCGTAACAAGCGGTTGGCCAGGCCATGGAAGGTACCGATCCACATATCGCGTACCGGTTGCTCCAGCAAAGTCTCCAAGCGATGACGCATTTCGCGCGCCGCCTTGTTGGTAAAGGTCACCGCCAGCACGCCGGTAGGCGCCGCTAACCCGGTTTCTAACAGCCAGCCAATACGGTGGGTCAAAACCCGGGTCTTACCGCTGCCCGCGCCCGCTAAGACCAGCAAATGCTGCTCGTCGGCCTTCACCGCGTCGCGTTGCGGCGGATTGAGGCTGTGCAAACGGTCAATAATGGACATGTATTCCTCCGAAAGATGGCTTTTTACGGCACTGACGACTACCTTTAGGGCAGGAACCTCAGACAAGTTACGGTGTCCGATGGCAGCGCACTGGGGTATATATTCTTTATGGCAGGAACTGGAGACAGCTAAGGGCGTTATCGTTTTCCTGATATGCATCGGCATTCTAACTTAGCTGTATATATATACAAGAAGATGCACTTTTCACCGTTATCAGTCGCCCACCAAAGTCAGCCTCGCTGGCTGCGTTTCATACTGTTACGTCTGCGTCGGGCGCCCATGACAGCGCTCGGCTTGCTGCTCTTAGGCGTAAGCTGCAGTACAGCTGCTGTGCT
It contains:
- a CDS encoding acyl-CoA thioesterase is translated as MYDDSFSPNPQGELMLRVVPMIGDANPNGDISGGWLVTQMDTAASLMASKIARGRVTTMAIGDMSFVRPVRVGSVVCCYAMLKQIGRSSLRVTVEVWCRMPEEDQRQKVTEAEITYVAIDEQRRIRPIPETAKTT
- the uvrD gene encoding DNA helicase II, which translates into the protein MSIIDRLHSLNPPQRDAVKADEQHLLVLAGAGSGKTRVLTHRIGWLLETGLAAPTGVLAVTFTNKAAREMRHRLETLLEQPVRDMWIGTFHGLANRLLRQHHLEARLPREFQILDSDDQLRLIKRTMSELGLLDSTLEPKQVQWFINEQKDEGKRAEHLAPPRDPFARHCQAVYAAYQQACDRAGVVDFAELLLRAHELWRNNPALLTHYQARFRYVLVDEFQDINTIQYAWIRILLGTTGHLTVVGDDDQSIYGWRGAKVETIHQFQTDFPAARLIRLEQNYRSTKTILAAANAVIEQNQGRLGKELWSDGDDGEPIQLYAAYNEQDEARFVAEQIETWVEEGQSADDAAILYRSNAQSRVIEEALLRARIPYRIYGGMRFYERLEIRNALAYLRLIANPLDDTAMERVINVPPRGVGEKSLEKIRQLAREEGFSLWEAARQSIELKLVSSKATNALTAFFALLEELQSSRKHLELAELMSTLLDMTGLVDYHKQEKGERGQARVENLQELVGALRSFEVDEEQDPLTEFLAQASLDAGESQADEHESAVTLMTLHSAKGLEFPVVFMVGLEEGLFPHKRCLEDPEQLEEERRLCYVGITRAEQKLYLTHAESRRLYGQDNFNRLSRFVREIPGDLIAEVRLNMQVSRPVSWQGSAVQDQPAPIQLGALVRHPIFGDGVVLNFEGVGPNATVAVNFADEGVKQLVYQFAKLEVIG